A window of Solea senegalensis isolate Sse05_10M linkage group LG20, IFAPA_SoseM_1, whole genome shotgun sequence contains these coding sequences:
- the ptpn2b gene encoding tyrosine-protein phosphatase non-receptor type 2: protein MDQEFEDIDSEGRWQKMYLEIRNQSQECSYKVAKYPENRNRNRYRDVSPFDHSRVKLKNTENDYINASLVVMEEAQRSYILAQGPLRNTCGHFWLMIWEQKTKAIIMLNRVIEKGSEKCAQYWPTSEEREMTFRDTRFLVTLLSEDTKSYYTTRVLELQNVNTGEKREIYHFHYTTWPDFGVPESPASFLNFLYKVRESKALGVDHGPAVVHCSAGIGRSGTFSLVDTCLVLMDKRKGPSSVDIKSILLDMRKYRMGLIQTPDQLRFSYMAVLEGAKYIMGDSSIQNRWKELSKEDQEPSSASRPSTQPQVRCPGERCNGSQRVGQLEEGVDYRQDGKAPAQSPCKEQELDSSTSHKRRREDSISKSGTAKTSQNKPRTSDSDRKRKRVKTSDC from the exons ATGGACCAGGAGTTTGAAGACATAGACTCGGAGGGCCGGTGGCAGAAAATGTACTTA GAAATCAGAAATCAGTCCCAGGAGTGTTCCTACAAGGTGGCAAAGTATCCAGAGAATCGTAATCGAAACAGATACAGAGACGTCAGTCCAT TTGACCATAGTCGGGTAAagttgaaaaacacagagaatgaCTACATCAACGCAAGTCTGGTAGTGATGGAGGAAGCCCAGAGAAGTTACATACTGGCTCAG GGCCCCCTCAGAAACACTTGTGGTCACTTCTGGCTCATGATCTGGGAGCAGAAGACCAAGGCGATCATCATGCTCAACAGGGTCATAGAGAAAGGTTCA GAAAAGTGTGCCCAGTACTGGCCTACATctgaggagagggagatgacCTTTAGAGACACGCGCTTCTTGGTCACGCTATTGTCAGAAGATACCAAGTCTTATTACACCACCCGAGTGTTGGAGCTGCAGAATGTCAAT AcgggggagaagagagagatcTACCACTTTCATTACACCACATGGCCTGATTTTGGTGTCCCAGAGTCCCCAGCCTCCTTCCTAAACTTCCTTTATAAGGTGAGGGAGTCAAAAGCGCTGGGTGTCGACCACGGGCCAGCGGTAGTTCACTGTAGTGCTGGAATTGGACGCTCTGGGACATTTTCGTTAGTCGACACATGTTTAGTCCTG ATGGACAAGAGGAAAGGCCCGTCATCCGTGGACATCAAAAGCATCCTGCTGGACATGAGAAAGTACCGTATGGGTCTGATTCAAACCCCTGACCAGCTACGCTTCTCATACATGGCTGTTCTTGAAGGAGCCAAGTACATAATGGGAGACTCGTCTATACAG AACCGGTGGAAGGAGTTGTCCAAGGAGGACCAGGAGCCATCGTCGGCGTCTCGCCCCTCAACTCAGCCTCAGGTCAGGTGTCCAGGGGAGCGATGCAACGGCAGCCAGCGGGTTGGTCAGTTGGAGGAAGGGGTTGACTACAGGCAGGACGGCAAAGCACCGGCACAGTCTCCCTGCAAGGAACAGGAGTTGGACAGCAGCACATCACA CAAGCGACGCAGAGAAGACAGTATCTCTAAATCAGGGACAGCCAAAACATCCCAAAACAAGCCCAGGACAAGTGACTCGgacaggaagagaaaaag